The Festucalex cinctus isolate MCC-2025b chromosome 10, RoL_Fcin_1.0, whole genome shotgun sequence region CTCATTGCACTTTCTCTTCTCTTGACTCATAAAACCTTCAGTTTGTGCTGTAAGGCTGACAGGGAGTGTTATAAGATGTTCACAATGTCTGCATTGTTAAAACATATTTCCTGCTGATCATAAATTTGTGCACGGTTTACAAATataaagtacattttacaaCTGAAGTGGCCACTAGAGAGCAAACAATTCCACTTTCATGCCAAACGTGGGTTATTTAAGGTGCACtgaattatttttgtacaaCACCATTATAAACAGAAGTGTTTTTAACATTTCTACTGGTCtcagacttttgttttttttccccgtgcTTTCACTCTTGAAGGAATTTCAACATTTACTTGttaaatttggattttttttctcatgtggCCATGATATTTCTTTGAATTTTTAACCAAAATGTGGATCATACAAAAACATACTGAACAGTCATTTCCTCCAATACAAAAGTGCTCTTTCTCtggattttttgtttatttattattattattttctcctTCATTTTTCAACATTAGCTATAGTTCCTTTCCCAGCCAGTCCCTGAGAGAAACACATGACCGGACCGTGATCTGCCAGTTCTCTTCAAGAGGTCTCATGAATGTGAACTTCCCAGCGGATGTTAATGTATCACCAATGAGTCTCAGACGACCTTTGACCCTGAGCCATTTTAGCCTTGACAGGAGACAAACACCAGGGACATACTTTCAAGCaggtgaaacaaacaaaactttgctttcccttatatatatatttttttacaaatgcaaAAGTTGGAATGTATTTCTTATTTGTATtaatatggatggatgaacagttgggcacattttaattcaattgGTTTTGTTATCCGCCAGCTTCTACTGGCTGAGGATTTCCCAGCAGGGCTTGTGGTGATGGAGACGCTGCAGTCTGCCGGGGGATGTCCTGCGTTAGGACAAACAGACGTCGAGACATGGCTGTCACCCAACACAAGAGGTACGCCATGGCTGCCGATGACAATAACGTCACACTGTAAGCAGAGCAGGTGATAAAGTCGCTGTCTACGTTAGCATAATGAACCAGCTGCCTGAAAGCATTTTGGATTACCTCATTCAGTTAGCAGAGTCAAACTATTGCGGTGCACTGTCTTTTTAATTAATACCTCTgacatttcaaatgaaaatggATCATCATTATATTTGAAAAATACTGCAAAGGAATTTTTGATAAAGTTTTTGTAATGTGATGGAACTCATTAAACTATGCATGTGTGCGTTTTGGCCGGGGTGTTAAGTGAGCGTCTTTCATGGTGTGTTTGTCAGATCTGAGACAGTATTTGTGTTCTGGGTGTCCAGCTGTTCCAGTTGTTCGACCGCTGACGTTCGGCAGAATAGCTTTACTGGAAGTGGGAAGCTTTGTACTTGGGACAGCTGGAACTGCTTGTTATGGGAGCGGAGCATTGACACCATTTAACAAATCTTTCGTTGCTGTTGATTCTCTCGTGATGTGTTGGAAATGTTAATGATCGTACACATTCCTTTTCACacaatctaactacttgttttTATGAGCAGTGACGATTTTAAAAGGacactttgtttttgtgtccaAGTACTCCCGCATAGGTCGTCCATTTGAGAGTGAGCACTGTAAACGCTCAAGGAATATGATACTGTGTCTAAGATTTGGTAAGTCATTTAAGAGAAAGCACCAAGAGAAATGTAAGCaaagtcaaaaaaaagaaaactgtgaggaaaaaaaaaaaactaatgagaTGACAGAGATAAATCGTCACACTAGGTAGGCTACTTCCTGTTTCACAGAGGACCATCTTTTTTTAGTTCTCAATCtgaagatgcattttttttaaacaaaaatcttAGCaaactgttttctattgtttataaaatgttcTGATTCTTACCAGGCTCTCTATGGTTCATGGAGAATGTCCTGACTCATTAGCTTCGATGCTAGGAAACCACATTCTCATGCGCTTGCATTGATGTgtgtaaaatgttttataaagtcaAACTAAAGGGGAAATCAAGTCAAAATGTCACGGTTGGTGGTGCGTAGATGTGGCGGATGGACCTAATTGCGGAGACACATGACAGGGAGAGAAATGTgaggaactttattgacaataaacAAGTAAAAGACAGGATGGGAAGTGAGAGAACTGGTCGCCAAGACTTGACTGGACAAAGGGAAGTAGGTTGCCTTGATGGGACGGGATGTGAGATGTCTGACTGGACGAAAGGAGTGGTCGCCATGGCTTGACTGAACGAGATATGACTGGTCGCCATGAGTTGTCTGAACGAGAGGACTGGTCTCCATGACTAGACTGAACGAGATAtgactggtcgccatgacttGTCTGAACGAGATATGACTGGTCGCTatgactggactgaacgagATGACAGGTCGCCATGGCTGGACTGAACGAGAGGACTGGCTGCCATGGCTGGACTGAACCAGAGGACTGATCGCCATGACTGAACTGAACGAGATAtgactggtcgccatgactgAACTGAACGAGATATGACTGGTTGCCATGGCTGGACTGAACGAGATAtgactggtcgccatgacttGTCTGAACGAGATATGACTGGTTGCCAAGACTTGACTGAAAGAGATAtgactggtcgccatgacttGTCTGAACGAGATATGACTGGTCGCCATGGCTGGACTGAACGAGATATGACTGGTCGCCATGATTGTCTGAACGAGATAtgactggtcgccatgacttGTCTGAACGAGATAtgactggtcgccatgacttGTCTGAACGAGATAtgactggtcgccatgacttCTGAACGAGATAtgactggtcgccatgacttGTCTGAAAGAGATAtgactggtcgccatgacttGTCTGAACGAGATAtgactggtcgccatgacttGTCTGAAcgagaggactggtcgccatggcTGGACTGAACGAGATGACTGGTCGCCATGGCTGGACTGAACGAGAGGACTGGCTGCCATGGCTGGACTGAACAAGAGGACTGATCGCCATGACTGAACTGAACGAGATATGACTGGTCGCCATGGCTGGACTGAACGAGAGGACTGGCTGCCATGGCTGGACTGAACAAGAGGACTGATCGCCATGACTGAACTGAACGAGATATGACTGGTCGCCATGGCTGGACTGAACCAGATATGACTCGTCGCCATGACTGAAcgagaggactggtcgccatgactggactgatgttttaattgttcagcactctGTGTTGCATtcgaatgtatgaaaggtgctatataaataaagtttgattgattgattgaccctGACTAGGACTAGCTGTGTATAAAATAGTTGGAATGTAACACAATTGATTAACCTAAATGGCCGAATGTGTTTGACGCTGCTTCAGGTTGCCATGGAGATGGCATGAGATTCAAGGCTAAGCTGATTGGCGTGGAAACGGTACTCAACGCCAGTGGTGACAAGATGTGCAGGGACTCAATGAACAAACTCAAGGTATTGTAAATAGATTGATTCTCATATCAACCACTATTTACGCACTAAATAGTGCTTTCCTAACCCGCTCGCTGGGTAGCTGTGTTGTAACAATGTTGCTTTGCAGCGAATGGCAACAACTGCAAGAAAACGTGGCATGCACAAGCAGAGAGTTTGGCTGAAAGTCTCATCGAGAGGCTTGCAGATTGTGGACCAGCAAACTGGGGTGAGTTACTTCTGTTGACTTCGTGCAGCGCAAGCGTTGTGTTTATCAAGTACGCACCTGCTTGGATTGCCACACTGAGAGGCTGGTTTCCCACTTACTGTACAGTTCCCACGATTCCCTTGGAAAGGAGCAAAGACACCcactttctttttcatttgaaaatcAAAAGTATTGCTGAAAATTAGATTGGATACAACACTTGTAATAAAGGCCCAAGGTGaaattctgttgttgtttttcaggcTCTTCATCATGAGCACGATAGAAGTCAGATCAGTTCCCTCGTCAAAGACAAGCAGGATGTAAGAGCTTTGGCCTATATCTACCAACAAGAAGACACTTACAACCTCTTCTACTTCAAGATGGCCCATCTGGTAGCTAACAAAGCCACACAGGAAACATTTACTGTACTGCTTTTTGAGTTTTTCCATTAAGATTTGTGATAACTTtggcgacagcaagtagaaatatGATGAACAGTCAATAAAACATAATACAAAGTTGCATGCTTTTAACACAGTGATCATCATACAATGTGTTGAAAATATTATTAATGGGGGCTCACCTTgttagagaaaaagaaaaagacaagatTTATCTTACCATCGTTTTTCATTGCTGCCATTGATGTAACATACTGGTATACAGCAAGTCATTTgtcgtattatttatttatttatttatttattttttggtggggtggggggtgtcacTTCAACATATTGTCAGTAATTCACACTGTTTGGACTCAAAGTTCATTACCATGTGTTTTCTAGGCAAAGCCTGTCCTTGACACTATTAAAAAGATGTTTGAGAAAGTGGATCAAGACTTTCCAGAGTGCTCCACAGAGACATTGGAACAGGTTAGAAATGAAATTAATGGGGTTTCTGGCCATCTCAAAGAAGAACAGatcaaatgttcaaatgttcaGTCTGTCAGCAATCATCATCGTACCTGTTAGTGGCGCAATTATGCTTTATCACCACTAGGGGGAGGCCAAGACCATCAGATTTTTCTTCGAAATGCTAATGGGAACTTGAATAGTTGAACAATCCttcacttttgaaaaaaatagttttctatTAATTTGTTCAGTATTTGTAATACTATGATGATGTGAAGGAACACACTCTATATATGATCTGGCACTTGCCATTAATGTGGCCTttgacaaggaaaaaaaaatgaaaaatttgttTTAGACACCCAAGACGATAGTAAGAttatactacagtatataatgATAGGTTTTAGCTTcaagaattacaaaataaaagtattctTCTTCTCCCCCACCCCAGAAATTGAATTGCAGCGATAGATAGTTCATGACACTCATGCACAGAAAttaaacaataatatgttgtatatcTCTTTAATACGTTTTCCTTTTTGTTGGAAAACATAATAACGAATTGTGAAGTTTTTCGCAGTCACTGTTTGCTTTATTTGTTGAAATGTCAAACTTGATTGATTTTAGCAATTTATGTTAATTAgtgaatatgaataaattaaccCCTTCGGACCCATAGAGGTTGCAGTGGACACGACATATTTGCATGtctaaacaaataaaagcaCATAATTTAACACTTCTGATTCCTGATTGaatcctagctaaccaatcacaatcgcaagttgatttgcatgatatttatattaaaaatgttacatataagcttggtaagtttacaacacgttacagccatactatcctggtgtccactataacaaataaaaacatgagataacctcacaattttttccccatgttgttcttatgtggagAAAAGAGTTaaatcagtaaaaataaataaataaaggcaagCAACCacaatgaacaaaacaaacacactctTTCTGTGTCTTCAGGACCCTGCGATGCTGAAATCCTGCATTCATTTGTCAAAACCGCGCCAGCCCAACTCATCTCTTCCAGGTAACACGATTTACTATCAATGACAGTGTACATGATGGATACACTTGATTCTGAATTACCATTCTAACATTGCTGTTGGTTTTGTTTGGgaatatacacaaaaaaatttgCGAAAATATAGAAAGGTCAACATCATCCtccaaaaaattatttattgcaGTATaccgaaatcttttttttttctttcagaatCTCAGCAGCAAATAATGTTCCCCACACAGCCATTAGAGAACGCTCAAGCCACTACTCCCTCTTCTCCACCCCCAAGTCCACTCGAAGCACCCTGCTCTGATGCACCTGCAAACATGTCATTATGGGGATCAGCAGGCATGACATCGCCTGCTATGCTCTGCCAGATTCCCGATCGAGGTTCCCAGTCTGCGGTTGACGTTACCGCTCCTCCGTCACTTCACCTCATTCAAATGAATATATCATTGTCTGACTTCTGCACAGTAGGAAACCCCCATGAATCACTCTGTTAACGCATGACCTCATTTGACATGACAGTATTGCCGTTTTTCCTGTATCGTCTGACTTGATTGTtctgtaataaatacaaaacactatacagtatgtgtttttttaaagggaaaaagcATCACTGCTTAATAAGTACTATTTTGCCTCATTTGTGTCTAAGCAATGAATTTATGAATTTTATCTTTCACCAAATATGTGtggaaatatgtcattcatcagTCAGATAGTTTATGGATTATTTATGCGCATTGTTTAAATGCTTTCTAAATGTTTGTTGATATttagcaaataaaaacatggatagatcaaatgaaatgttatgcTATATTATGGCAGTGCAGGTGGTTTGTCACTTCCTGGTTTTCAGCAAGTGCACTGATACATCAGCCTGCTAACGCCATCACTGCACAACATGGAGCGCTATGCCACCAACCTGCTCTGACAATTCTGGAATCATCGAACAGAATTATGGTAAGAGAACTTCTCACTCTGCTTATTGTCTTGCTTTATATGATACGACAGATGTTTTGCCAGATTGATCAAGAGGCTAAATGAGCTGGAGAAAGTGAGGCTTGAACGCCTTTACAACCGGATTTGACAGTTACATTTACTGAATTCTTTGTTCAACACttttgtattaatattttaaatgtgccTTTTCCAGGATTTTTCTCACATttaaaacacttttattttgaatgatATATCTGTATGTCAGTCTAGTGATAGTATTATAATACATTCCTAGGTTTGATTCTTAAAATGTCTTTAACATTTACACTCACTGatctttatttacttttattatttaaacaaaGGTTAAGAGCCAAGTATAGCGCCTACTGGAATCATGAAAGGAAGTTCAATGCCACTATACTGTACAACCACAATAATGAACAATATTGCCACATGTCCATGAAAGCTTAGCATGCAAATAAAAGGCATGTAAGATACAGCACTTCATTTCATCATTTAGTGAGTGCATCCAGTCTAGCTTACTGTAAATCTTAAAACTGCATGTTGATGCGGACTGAAAGTTTGTTTCTGCTTCCTTTGTTCTATGTAAGCAAGTTGACTAGCAGTGAATCTTGCAGCTTATTGGTGCAGCAGTGTATGTATCTATAGCAACCAGTGCAGGATGCTTGTTGAGGTAAAGAAGTGTGCGGTTGCGTACACTTCCTTCACACTCTGGCTCTCCAATGGTTACAACTTCTAGGTCACtggtctgcaacctgtggctctttagtccctctcatGTGGCTCCCTatggatctcttaaaaaaaataaaaaataaaataaaataaaaagaaagaaagaaaatcatatattatatcagataaaatattctttaaattaattaataattaaataaaaaattaaaactttcatattccaaaaaatgtcagagtgcaaatttttaatttgtcagaaaaaaaggggCGAAATGTAGATGGaaaaagtacaacaacaaaaactaataataattaaaaaaaataaaaaataaaaataaaaaagacgtcATAAAAGTGGCAATTAAATGTCCAAGAAAtttatttgttgacattttatgtctacgaaattgccaaaaatcccataaaattgttagaaaagaaggcaggaaaaaaaaaatcacctaaaatagctataaaatgtccaaaaagaagaagaagaagggatgtagaaaattaccataaaatgtctctcctgtggctccctaTGGGTcacgttaaaaataaaaaatgtagaaattcatatatatatatatatatatgtgtgtatatatatatatatatatatatatatatatatatatatatatatatatatatatatatatatatatattgatcctcaaatattctttaaatgaattaagtataaaataaaaaattaaatactccaaaaaatgtcagagtcaaAACTAaacttttaagttgtcagaaaaagaggaaTGAaaggtagataaaaaaaaacgttttttttttaaaaaaaaaaaaaaaaagaaagaaagagagaaagaaagaaagaaagaaagaaagaaagaaaaggtccAGAAGGTGACTACAAAATGTCCAAGAAAATTATTTGTggacataaaatgtccacaaaattgccaaaaatctcAGACAATTGTCAGCAAAAAAGgcaggggaatttttttttgaaaaattgccataaaatgtctCTCCTGTGACTCTCTATGATCACTtaaaaaaattgtagaaattaatatatgtatttattacttgtttgttttgattttttcagataaaatattctttaaattaatatgtaaaaaatgaaaaattaaacattCCAAAAAATGCCAGAGTCCAAATTCGAAAGGtagattaaaaagtaaaaaaaaaaaaaaaaagaaaaagaaaaagaaagtccAAAAGATGACTATATAATGTCCAAGAAAATTATTTGTGGACACAAAATATCCACAAGATTGCcaaaaatcacagaaaattgttagcaaaaaaggcaggaaaaaaatgtcgaaaatagccataaaatgtccaaaaaaaggaaGGCGAGAGGCAGAAATCTACCATATGTTCAAAATGTCCAACAATGTCAtacatttgacagaaaggcagaaaagtctaaaaatgtatgaaaaatgaagtatgaaaaaaaatgcaaataaaaaaataacaatccaAAAATGTAACACACtgagtagaagaaaatgaagctCAATGTATTAAATGCTGCATAGTTTTCttttatggtgcagctctaattagcgcTCATGCATTAGACCAACACTAACACATTGTTTCATtcgtcacaatgttcaaatgttttgcgtctTCAGAGAGAAGGTTGCTGACCCCAGTTCTATAGGTGTCCACTCAAAAGATCCCTTACATCAGGCCTGATTTACCTCTTCTATAAATAGGGTCACTAATCGTCCGTAAAGCGTGTCTTTTATTTCTAACCTGCGTTGAAAAGTGGGTCATGTTTCTGAAAAGTCAACAAGAAAAGTCCATGTTAAATTGCAAGAAGGCTTTTTGATGtgtgctttgttgttgttgacaggGCGACGGTGTCGATGTCAAGGCTTTGCGAGCCAGATTCAGCAGCAGCGCCAGCGCATCACACGCCAGCAGCCGGGACAGCAATTCTCCCAAATCTCCACGGCCTGGTCTTGTGAGAGCGATACCAACAACAGCAGAGGATCTTTTCCGGCCTAAAGTGCCTCCTACAGTGCTTCCACCTGTGGCTGGTCCAGATGTGAAGTTCCAAAGGGAAGAAACTCCGCCCACCCCCTCCGagcctgtttttttccctcaatcaCCTCCCAATACAGGCCTCAGAACATTTGTCCAGTCTACGGGCGGTAATAAGATTAAACAGACAGGACAGATGTTAGAACAAATGATGCTGAGTGGGGCCGCGGGGGCCAAAGTCACCCCACCATTAACTCCTCACCCCCTGCGACTGAGGAGCACAAGCAATGTCATTCCATTAAGGAAGCCGCTTCCCCCTCAGGGACCCCTTCCCTTAAAACCCAAACGACCACACAACGTTGACCTGCAGCGATTCCTGAACATCACCCAACGAGCTCGGCAACTTCCTGCTTTGAGGACGAGAGAAGGTGAGTGTGTAAATGTGAGTATGTTTTTCAAACAACAGAGGACATAAGAACACAACAAGCGTGAaaaattacacttttgcgaGTATTTGGGCTATTTACAGCAGGTGGGACCAAACTGTGGCCTGGGGGTCATTTGCCTTCCATTTTTTAGTTGCCCACAGAATGGACTCAAATAACAGTTGGTATGGCCCATATCACCtttaaattgttgttgttgttttataacCTACAGTttataaaccaggggtgtccaagttgggtcctcgagagcctgttttccatgtctccctccttcggtgcagctgaatctaatgatcagctcgtcagcaagctttgcagaagcctgataacgatcctaatTATGAATcgggtgtgttagtggagagaaacatggaaaacaggctagataggggctctcgaggacccaacttggacacccctgttgtaaacaatgtgaaatTTCTTGGTGGAGTGGTTTTCCTGTATTTTATAAATTGAAAGTGAAGAATTCCAATGGGGCCCTTAGAGAGTAATAATATGCCGTTTTAGTCCGTCGCGATCAAAAATTGGATTTATGGCCTCAttcgctttgatgtcctttgatgtcctttgatgtcctttgatgacgtaggatgaaacgataaaaatgatcgatcgggggtcaagaggtcacgatcaaaggcctggtatgacgtaggatgaaagggaacgataaaaatgatcgatccggggtcaataggtcacgatcaaagacttTTTGGATGACGTATGAAAGGAAAACGCTAAAaataagggttagggttaggatttcaaaaagagagagaagtgtgcctgtgtgtgtgtgcaacatGGTGGGAGGGTGGGGCGGGGGGAAGGAAATGGCTGGTGAGGAGGGTGCGCGTCTGTCTGTATGTCTGTGCAGCACGATGAAAATGAATCGTGCATGATAATCCTCTAGGGGGACCCCCAAGAAGGAGATTATATATGACCGCTTTTGATAAAAATGTGTAAGAAGCGACGTGGTAGGCCGATATGATTAATCCCAAGAGAGAGGAATTGGGGGTGTCAAGGTCAAAAGTGCCCTTTTGAAAGGTGCTAAGGAGTACACGATATTTTCAAAGGAGATATGCCTTTCCTCTTTCGTCTGTTTTTCTCATATGGACAGGAAGACGAGGTGAGATTTAAAagcgatagaaaaacaaaaaataggtggGGGTGACGATTGTTTTACGACTTTAGAAGAATGTGTGGACGATGcggatggcttttttttttccttccagattttgttaaaaaaaacatacgcgcgcgcgcacatacacagactcaataacagacttatattggagtaagatgtatgaataaaagaatgaaaaagaatgacgaagggtcgactctttcttttttttttaaaagaaaaaaaaatatttaggagGAGCTTTTCGCTACTTAAGTAGCCCTGCCAGAGCCCAGACTTGAATCTGATTGAACATCTCTGGAGAGATCTGAAAACGGCTGTGCAGCAATGCTCCCCATCCAACCCGATGGAGCTTGAGCACAATGATAGGTCCAATCAAAATCGTATAAACAACGAAGCTAACACGTAACACGAGaagtaacaaaatggaaaaataataagatcaataactaaaaacaaaaaaatactaaatataaataaataagaaaaataaacatttaacctTATAGGAAATTTAACCTTATAGGGAAAAGTACACATCTGCAGAAGAGCTAATACATCTTGCGCGCTCTGCTAATAAGAGTGTCTCCCTCACCTtctgttttcttaaaataaaaaaaaataaaaataaaaaaacagctacTCTCctatccccaaaaaataaaactacacccGGCCTACAGGGGTATCCATTGAAACAACTCAAGGTAATAATTATAAGATATTTCATTTATAcgcagtcaaataaaaaaggataATATATTTACTCTTACAAACAACCgtttaaagataaaaaaaaaaaaaaactctactaTAGCCAAAGGTTTACATGAGTACCCACTAAAACCATCCTAGGAATTAATTCTAAGATATTTCATttcagtcaaataaaaaaggataATATATTTAATCTTACAAACAACCgtttaaagatttaaaaaaaaatacattatttttattcatcatcCACCGTTTCATTGATATCAAACATTGTTTAACAATACAAACCCTCATGACAACGTTTaatacacaattattttttgcaaCATATCACCTCTCACTCTGTCTTCCTCCTGCCATCTGAAAACCCCATTCacccctcctcctctctctTCCGCGTGTCAATTGAAGCCCCGCCCCTCTCACCGTCCCTCCTCTCTCCTCCTACCATTTTGAACCCCCTCATTCACGCCCCCCACCACAAGTTCACACCACCCCTCACTCTGGCCCATTTTTTCCAACTTTCACTCCAGCTAATAAtcatttgtgcttttgtttgtagGTTGTTGAAATCTCCGTAAAAAGAGCTGCTGCGGTCCAATTCTTGGTTTTAAAGAATGTCTCACTTGTAATGTCACAAACGTTTCCATAATCATGTTCTCGCCTCTCTCCCCAGACCTCAAGGTATGAATGTGTTCCCGCCAAATTCACtcttacaaaaatgtctgtatcgaaaagctcctcctacatatttttttttctttttaaaaaaaaagaaagagtcgacccttcgtcattctttttcattcttttattcatacatcttactccaatataagtctgttattgagtctgtgtatgtgcgcgcgcgcgtatgttttttttaacaaaatctggaaggaaaaaaaaaagccatccgCATCGTCCACACATTCTTCTAAAGTCATAAAACAATCGTCACCCccacctattttttgtttttctatcgctTTTAAATCTCACCTCGTCTTCCTGTCCATATGAGAAAAACAGACGAAAGAGGAAAGGCATATCTCCTTTTAAAATATCGTGTACTCCTTAGCACCTTTCAAAAGGGCACTTTTGACCTTGACACCCCCAATTCCTCTCTCTTGGGATTAATCATATCGGCCTACCACGTCGCTTCTTACACATTTTTATCAAAAGCGGTCATATATAATCTCCTTCTTGGGGGTCCCCCTAGAGGATTATCATGCACGATTCATTTTCATCGTGCTGCACAGACATACAGACAGACGCGCACCCCCCTCACCAGCCATTTCCTCCCCCCCGCCACACCCTCCCACCatgttgcacacacacacacacacacacacacacacacaggcacacttctctctctttttgaaatcctaaccctaacccttattTTTATCGTTTTCCTTTCATACGTCATCCAAAaagtctttgatcgtgacctattgacccccgatcgatcatttttatcgttccctttcatcctacgtcataccaggcctttgatcgtgacctcttgacccccgatcgatcatttttatcgtttcatcctacgtcatcaaaggacatcaaaggacatcaaagcgaaTGAGGCCATAAATCCAATTTTTGATCGCGACGGACTAAAACGGCATATAATGGTTCTCTGCCCTTACATCCTTATATTTTTCTGTATGCAGCCCTTGGAAGGAAAAGTTTGAACACACCTGGTTTACAGCTTGTATTAACAACTTTGTTTACTGTTCCCTCAAAATGACTCAAAACACAGTCATtaactggcaacaaaagtgacttCACAccagttattatagttttgcatttttcattgtagtttttttttttttttcatttcgttTTGACTCGttcttttaaa contains the following coding sequences:
- the LOC144027151 gene encoding low density lipoprotein receptor adapter protein 1-like; translation: METLQSAGGCPALGQTDVETWLSPNTRGCHGDGMRFKAKLIGVETVLNASGDKMCRDSMNKLKRMATTARKRGMHKQRVWLKVSSRGLQIVDQQTGALHHEHDRSQISSLVKDKQDVRALAYIYQQEDTYNLFYFKMAHLAKPVLDTIKKMFEKVDQDFPECSTETLEQDPAMLKSCIHLSKPRQPNSSLPESQQQIMFPTQPLENAQATTPSSPPPSPLEAPCSDAPANMSLWGSAGMTSPAMLCQIPDRGSQSAVDVTAPPSLHLIQMNISLSDFCTVGNPHESLC